From the Sphingobium yanoikuyae genome, the window ATCAAAGATGCAGGAATCGCAGCGCTGGCTGGACGCCCAGGCCAGCGAGAGCGCCCGTGCCCAGCCGCGGGTTGGGCTACGCGACCTGTTCACCCGCCAGCATATCCGGTCCATGGCGTTCCTGGCCGGCATGTATGTCTTCTGGAACCTGTGGGCGGGCACCAACGGCTTCTTCTTCCCCTATATTCTGCGCACGGTCGGCGACCAGAGCCAGGCCATGTCGGTCGCGATCCAGGCCGGCAGCTTCCTGATCGGCATGCTGTCGATCTGGCTGATCTTCATGCGCTGGTCCGACCGGGTGAACCAGCGCATGATGTTCCTGGTGTCGGCCATCATCCAGGTAATCGGCATGTCGCTGCTGGCGCTGTTCCCGCTGACCCTGACGGTCGCGATCATCCATGTGGTGCTGATGGCGGTGGGCCAGGGCTTTGGCGCGCAATGCTTCTTCCAGCTGTGGAGTTCGGAGATGTTTCCGACCCTGCTGCGCAGCACGGCGCAGGGCGTGATGTTCGCGATCGTGCGCATCCTGCTGGGGATATGGAGCTTCTTCGTGCCGGTACTGACCTCCACCGGCTTTACCACTCTGGCCTGGACCCTGACCGCATTCCTGCTGATCAGCGGCATCATCGGCTTCTGGGGTGCGCCGCGCAACGAAGGCAAGTCGCTGGAGGAACTGGAAGCGGGGCTGGCATGAGGCGCGCCCGGCGGCAGCGCCTGTGCATTTCGGCGATCGGCGCGGCGCTGGCGCTGACGGCGATCCCGGCGCTGGCGCAGGACAGGCTGCCGCCACTGCGCATCACGGCCAATGGTCGCTATCTGGAAGCGGGCGGCAAGCCCTTCTTCTGGCTGGGCGACACCGGCTGGCTGCTGCTGGGCAAGCTGGATCGCACCCAGACAGAGCATTATTTCGCGACCCGCGCCGCGCAGGGGTTCACCGTCATCCAGGTGATGATCCTGCACCGCCCGGACATGGCCAGCCCGATTGCCGGACAGGCCCTGATCGACGGCGATGTGGCGCGCCCACGCATCACGCCGGGCAACGACCCGACCCGGCCCGACGAATATGATTATTGGGATCATCTCGACTGGGTGGTCGATCGCGCTGCCGCCCATGGCCTCTATCTGGCCCTGGTCCCCGCCTGGGGCAGCTTTGCCGAGATGCGCAAGCTCACCGTCGACAATGCTCCGGTCTATGGTCGCTTCCTGGCCGAGCGTTACCGGGGCAGGTCCAACATCGTCTGGCTGAATGGCGGCGATACCCATGGCGACATGGCGACCGTCACCTGGCAGGCGCTGGGCCGCACCATCAAGGCGATCGACCCCGGCCATCTGATGACCTTCCACCCGTTCGGACGTACCGATTCGTCCTGGACCTTCCACGATGCAGACTGGCTCGACTTCAACATGTTCCAGTCGGGCCACCAGAGCTATGCGCAGGACAGCACCCCCTGCGCGCGGGGCGAGGATAATTGGCGCTATGTCGCCGACGACTGGGCACGCAGCCCCGCCAAGCCGAGCATCGATGGCGAACCCAGCTACGAGAATATC encodes:
- a CDS encoding MFS transporter, with translation MSVTTAIDTYSADRGEQADDWKNSILAGLANYIDAGSIVAGSAALALWVETYRLSNDLVGMIGAFGPNAISAGVGAFIGGRLCDLFGRKKIYQYDMLFYAFGMLWLIFAVNAWMIVLGFFLVGLAVGADIPASWSLIAEMAPKGARGKHSGVAQVLWYLGPVVVLLMFLALTPLGLLGARIVFAHLAILAVALTFLRSKMQESQRWLDAQASESARAQPRVGLRDLFTRQHIRSMAFLAGMYVFWNLWAGTNGFFFPYILRTVGDQSQAMSVAIQAGSFLIGMLSIWLIFMRWSDRVNQRMMFLVSAIIQVIGMSLLALFPLTLTVAIIHVVLMAVGQGFGAQCFFQLWSSEMFPTLLRSTAQGVMFAIVRILLGIWSFFVPVLTSTGFTTLAWTLTAFLLISGIIGFWGAPRNEGKSLEELEAGLA
- a CDS encoding glycoside hydrolase family 140 protein — its product is MRRARRQRLCISAIGAALALTAIPALAQDRLPPLRITANGRYLEAGGKPFFWLGDTGWLLLGKLDRTQTEHYFATRAAQGFTVIQVMILHRPDMASPIAGQALIDGDVARPRITPGNDPTRPDEYDYWDHLDWVVDRAAAHGLYLALVPAWGSFAEMRKLTVDNAPVYGRFLAERYRGRSNIVWLNGGDTHGDMATVTWQALGRTIKAIDPGHLMTFHPFGRTDSSWTFHDADWLDFNMFQSGHQSYAQDSTPCARGEDNWRYVADDWARSPAKPSIDGEPSYENIPHGLDQAREPIWQAADVRRYAWWSVFAGAFGHSYGENSVMQFHVPGQKSAYWAHIPWQDALHAAGAEQMRHLKALMLSRPDEDRAPDQQLIVDNGERYERVAATRGASYAMAYSYTGRPFRVRMGRIAGKRVRAAWFDPRTGASLLIGHFANRGIRRFVPPGQPKAGNDWALLLDSSD